In Camelina sativa cultivar DH55 chromosome 13, Cs, whole genome shotgun sequence, the genomic window AACTTTCTCATTTGCTTTTTATAGTCCCAATTGCTTGTTCTTTTTAACTATGTAAGACCACTAACCATTTCGATCACATAGGATCCTATTTGATGCATGAAAGATAAGagtaaccaattttttttggcaCCTATCATATTATGGGGTCAAGCATCATAGAAACATATACTTTAGGTTAGTCTTGGTTAAGAACCTGTGACCTCTTTCAGacatcttttctctctttcgagAAAATTGCATGTGTCTATCATATATGGTAATAATTAGTTCTAAGACAATTCTATGATGATATGCCGACAATAACCTCTCTTTCTAATCAAAGTATAGCCACTCGAGATCATCAGCTAAGGAATCCAGAATGCTTGAGGCACCACATAGCAGCTTGGGCAGCATGCTCTGCTGCACCTTTCTTTGTTGGTCTAGCATCACCATAACACTCCAATGTCATGTTGGGGGCATCTTCAACTTCCACGATTACCTTATATGTGAATCTgttacacacacatacacacacacacacacacacaaaattaatGACATAAAATCCAATAACtgacattttttttaccaaattactAGCTCGCTCAAGTTTAGAGATTTAGCCGTAGTTGATGGATATACTCACGATTTCAGGTGGCCTGGTCCTTCCTCCTCACAACATTCAAAGTTTGGTGGCTTCCAACAGTTAGCAACACATGTTTCATGCAAGAGGGATTTTGCGGTTTTGCTGCTTGATCCACCTGTCGAGTTTAGTAATAGAATCGGTAATTCAGGATATATACTGCACCAAATTTACAGTCTCCCAATAAATACACAAGAATCCATCGGCATACCTGCTTCCTTGATGGTCTTTTGAGGAAGCCTGTCTTCTGTTTTAGATGGTGCCTGGGGGAGACCTCGCCTGATGAGGTATGAGCTGCTTATTTTACTATTCTCGCCAAAATTTTCTTGGAGATTAAGGTTTTCAACGTCCAGCCCATCAAGTTCCATAACATCTATAGGCTCTTCATTGTAGCCAATTAATTTAGCTTCATTTCTGATGCTATTCTTCACAACATCTTCCAATGGATTTGCTGCTGTTATGTGCTCACGTGCCTGCAGATGAATTACACAATGAAGTTCTTCAAATTACGAGTTACATAAATGAACACTAGGTAGCTCAAGATATCTGTACATCACATCAATCGAAGAAATTCGTTGCACTACAGTTTATTTTGACTATGAGAAAAATTACCTTCAGATATGTAATCATCAGCTGTGCAGCCTTTTTTGTGCTCTCTCTTTTGTTCCGACCAGTTGCAGAAGCTGTAAGGCAACTACCTTTCTTGGTCACTTTTAATTCAACAGAAAAAGCACCATCCTTCTTCGTCGCTGATATTTCCCGATCCCACTTGTAAGACTGGCAAATTTCAATCAGTTCCTTTACAGGACTAATCTGCAGGTTAGACAAGTTTTTGACTGGATCTAGACATGATAGCATCATAGTCCAGACATGATTCAAGTTGAACCCACAATCAATGAAGAGAGCCCCCAAACAGGATTCTACCAAGTCACCAAGAACCTGCATGGAAATATAATAACTATATTAGTTCTTCCACTAATATATCATGTATGTCTTATGTAATTAGATATAAATTGACAGCAAAACTAAACTAATGAGATGGGCATAGTCTCTTCAATTCAACACCTCGTGtaggtaaaaagaaagaaattaaggAAGAAAGCTAACGGAGATAGTTTGAGATTTTCAAAATGTAGGTCAGCTTTCATTAGGGGTAAATCTCATCATAGTTTCCTTCCCTGGCTCAAAAATTGGCATATATGGTCATGAAGGTAAGTAAGTAAAATGCACATATCTCTATATACTATGACGGAATTCTTTTAGCATAATCACAAAGCAAGCTCTGAAAATATAACGGATTAATAAATAGTTCCACCAAGGCAAAAACACACTAAAGTACCAAACAGAAGCAGCAAAATATCGTCTGCAAGTGAAAGGAAGATCGAAACACACCTTTGGGCATCTTGGACCTTCAGGTTGTCCACTTGCCAATGGTGATGCTGCCAGGAAATTGGTGTAATCATCTATTGCTTCATGGAGATAAATGGACTCGCAAAATAGAAATCTCTTTAGCGAAAAATTGACAGCAACATTTGCCAGCGCCTTATTATTTACTGAGAGCGATCTTAGATCTGTCAGTTGACCAGGTTTCAGTGTCGGGAAGACTGTGAAAAAATAGGATGTCATCAAGTAGTCCAGAACAGCATCCCCAAGAAACTCCAATCTCTGCAGACCCCCAATTAAAGACTTTTGGTTACCATAGATGGAATATTATAGAGACttagagaaaaatgaaaaataagagggaaacaaaaaattacctGGTAGCAGCCTCCTCCATGCCTGTTGTAAGATGGATGGATAAAGGCTTGTACAAGTAGACCTTTGTGGAGGAACGTATATTCAAGCTGGTTTTCAAGGGCCTCCAAATTATTGCGAGTAGTGAGTGGCATGTAGCGCCTGCTTGCAATACAAGCATCTCGTACTTGCACGGATTCAAAATCAACATTTACACCAATCCACCTAAGAAATTTCACGGCACCTTTGAAGCCACTGTCAACTAAGAAAGCTCCCACAAGAGCCTCAACCACATCAGCAATTGTTTTCTTGTACAACCAATGATGGCCTTTGCTACATCTGATTTCACCAGTATCTGAATCCGAAAGCCCAGGACCCCTATTCAAGGAATGAACCTCTTTTATCATTCCTTCGTCACAGGCTACTCTGCATGGATGGCCAAATGCAAAGAACTGATTAGGATCGAATGCTTGATCCCGGATGTAGACCTGGAAAAACGTACAAGGTTagtaatatccaaaaaaaatcaataatcaaattaataagttttagtGTTTTACTCTTCCTCTGtctaaaatatttacttttgaaATATGTAACTGTGAATATGTTAAATGTATGGAGGCAAGGGTTCTGACGGCGCTTTATGAACATGATAAGTATTTGCGTTGTGTGCAGCAATCACAGCTCAAACAAGATTTAAAATGTACCAGCAATCAAAGCATTTATAAGAATTCTGAGAACCTGCAAATTTCTCTTGATTGCAAGCCTACACAAATTGGAATTGTTAACAACGTTAGAGCGTCTTCGAGTCAACTCTCCTTCATCAAGCCAATCATGGAGTAGAAAAAGGTGTCGGCTAACCGCAAACTTGAGGAATGCATCACCAAGCACCTCAAGCCTTTCAAGAGAAAAGTGCTCATGACATTTCTCTGTTGTGAGAGCTTCGAGTACCTATACCAATTCACTTAGTCAGTGAAGTATCAAACATTAACAAATTTCAGGAAAACCAAGCAAATGGGTTATCTAGTGAAATGAGGTTATACTCTGTGACCAGAAACTTCAGCTATCTCAGGGATCGAAGCAGACAGCACATGTTTCAGTTCGATAGCCACAAGTAAATTTTCCATACGATGCATGATTGACGGTAGCAAGGATAACGAGCTTCCGATGTCTTTAGAAAATCCTTTTATCTTTAACTGAGAAAGCTCGGGAGGAATCTCTATGAAGTATTCCGCAAGTTCTTGTGGTTCTGTCCAGGGCAATATGAGAATGTTATGTGTGTGTACAGGCACAAGAAAATGGTGATATGCGAAAAACAGTTAAGAAAATGTACCCAAATTCTTCTGCATTCGGTTGTGAAGCAAGTTCCGAACATGAAAAAGTGGTTTCACCTGCAAGAGTGGCTGTCCAGGATGCTTGAGTTCCACGCCATACCTAATTTTGCGCATAACAATGAGAAGGTTCTTAAACTCAGAAAATCATATAATCCTAAGTCTAGAGTCCCAACCAATTTTTTTATGGATTGTTGTAATACTGCTCtgtagaaaaggaaaaggaacattaaaaccaagaaaaaaaaaaaagagaaaccagGATACATGTCCCTGAGAAAAATCGCAATCAAACAATCTGGATAGTAGAGTTTAGTGCTTACAAATCATATGTGCTCTCCATATGGCTTTTGGTGCTTGATTTCTTAACAGGACTAAAACCATTTCTTCCATGGCAGATATCAGCAACAAAGTAAAATTGTTTATTGTGGGTAGTAAAAACCAAGCTGTTCTTCACATCATCAATATTCCAGCAGCCATTTGCGAGCTTTAGATGAGAGCCTGTAGGAGGAACTATATCTTCCACTAAAACAGATGGAATCTTAAAGATTGGTGATGCCAAGCAGCTTCTGATAGTCACCCAATCTACAGATATAACACTTTCTGCACCATGCAGACTGATTGGAAGAAGAAGGTAGAAGGTAGATTTGCTTGTTCTAAGAGAGTATTGCAGTTCTAAGGGAACAAATTCCGGAATGAGCTCCTGCCGCTCAAAAAGAACCTTCAGGGCAACCTCCTGAAAAATCTCTGCTAGCCTTATCTGCatagaaataatcaaataagaTAAGTTCATTCTTTTCATTGTAATCTAATTAAAATCTCAATACCTCATTGTTGTCGAATGTGGTGACTCCTGATGGAACAATCATCACACTTACAGATCTTTGATGAGCAAGGTGAAGATTGAAATCCATAGTCTCAGCCTCAACGGGAAGAGGTGACTTAatgaaaaaaccaaactttCTGTAGAGCCTATCCGCGGGATGAGGCACAAACCTTATGTAGTAAGAATGAAGATTGACACAACTTGTTGTAGGATCCCACTTTTGTTTAAACAAGCCAGGAACAAACATCTCATACAGTTCACCTCGTGAACAGCCTTCACCTAGCAGGAAATAAATTAGATGTCGTTATACAACGAGTGAATAGTATAAACAACTTATTGATAACTGAACCACTCATGCACCTTCGACgttatcaaaatcaaattcatcatcTGACAATTCAACCTCAATTTCATCCTTTGAATCTGGCAATAGAAAATCGTTAAGCACACCCAAGTTGTGCAACTCGTACACAGCCTTTAGACAAGCATCCTTTTTGGCAGCTTCAGTTGAAGGTCGTACCGAACTGACAACTTCACTTATAGGAGCATTAGCAGGTAAAATTATGCGACAGATAGTTCCACCAAATTCGTCACCAGGTTTGAAATGAAACTCTGGCTTTGGCTGAAAAAACCTGAGGGAATAAATATGCGGCAAATGGAGATTCAATTATGACAGGAACAAGCTCCCATTTACTGTGCAAGATGAATCTCTTAAAAAAGCACCAACGAAAAATTTGAAGTCTTACTCATCATGTGGAAGCCTAGAACAATATTTATAGAGAAGGGAGATGCTACTTCCACCACTGATACAAGCTCCTGTCTCATGAACTTTGTATAACTCCTCATCATGTCTAGGACAAGTTTCCTCTGACGTTCTGGAAGTAATTTCCAGATTCATTCTATCTTCATTTACTCTAAAATGTTCAATTAGATCCATCTCTTTCTCGTTTCCGCTGAATTAGGAAAGGAAAAACATTGTCAAATGCGTAGGGAGGAAAAGCGGACTCTTACTTATGGCCTTATTATTTTCTCATTCCTACATACCTGTCCACTAAAAAGGCATATTCGGACTGAGGCATTCGAGCACGGCCCCTGGACTGTATGAAGCTGGTAACAGTCTCTGGTAAATCATAACGGATCACAAGACAACATGTCTGAATATCAAGGCCTTCTTCACCAACTTTAGTGGCAACCAGTAAATTGAGCTGGAACAGGAAAAGGAACCTCTAGAAGTTAGTTGGAAGTGGCTTGACGACTGATCCTAAATATCTCCCAATACTAAGTTACTAACTATAGGTTCAAAATTAAGTATCACCTCTTTAGATTGGAATCGTTTAAGTATTGTTTCCATACTCCTCCTTGACATGCTCTTTAGGCCAGAACTAAGTCCAACAAGGAAATCAGACTTCCAAGATCGTAGCAGTTCCAAGTTATTTAGTATGCATGACAACGTTCTTGCAGTTACAATCCGATTGACAAATATTATACACTTCATGTGTGGCTCtagcctgaaaaaaaaaaggaagttaAATAGAATTGACTTCTCTTCCATAATGCACTCATGAGCATAAAAATCAAGAACGATATAGTGAAAAGCAATCAAGATTTCACAGGACCCAGTGGACAAAATCAACTACCATGTTCATATAGAAATATCCAATGTCTTTTTCATGGTGAATTAAGTGCTGGAAGTAGATACTAGGAACCATGAGCTGGAAGTTGTTTGCTCAGAAAAAGGCCATACTCTCTCGtttgaacaaaattttatacaaagtTTCATCTCTAGGTTCTCAGTCGTATTTTACggaagcaaaaaataaaaataaaaagtataaaggATAAAGACAGGTAAGTAGGACTAGACTTTCTTACATAAGTAATTTGTCATCTTTCACGCAAATGATAACAATGAGAAAACGCATATTCAGTATTGGCTTTTGGGTTTTGGGTACGTGGCCACTTTATAAAGCTAAGGACAGTTCATTCATTTCTTTACTTCACAAATGCTTTATGGAATATTCAGTACAAAAGCATTCTAAGACTCTGTCACCTCTCTCAAGTACTAACCTGAATACCGAAAGGATTTCAATCAATTGAACTAGCTTTCTAGAGAATAATGGTTCCTTCAACGCCGCTAAGCTGAGGAGTTCAGATGCATTTTCATCTACAACCACAGTAAATATGAGAACAATAAAGAGGCAACCAATGGATTGTGTAATAGGGTATTCACATGGAAATAACAAATACAGTGCAGAATATAGTTAATATTTTAGTAAGTTGCAACTCTGGAAAAATATACGCAATGAAAAACGTTTCAAATTCTACCATGGCCATATTGGAAGAAAATTTAAGGttcagagaaaaaaacactCACTATGGTACTATGTCATCTTACCTTTAGCAACACCAGAGGAGAGGACCTCAGCAGCCAGAGAAAGATATGTATCACATATCTTTAACTTCTGATTCTCTCCCACAGGCTCTTCTTGTACATCATGGTCACTATTCAATTGTATTTTAGCAGCCTCCAATAAACGAAGAGAATAAACATTAGCACGCTACACATTGCATTAAGACATGTATgacacaaacaagaaacaacataGAGAGGTTCAATTTGGCAAGAGAGGTTATCGAGATTAGATGGTCGTCAGAGATTAAAGAATTTGCACGGAACCTTGCTGACATATTTTCTCTAGGAATTTTTAAACAGCTATTTAGTAAGCATCTAACAATTTGCACGGTGCCCTTATTTCTTTCCCAATTTTTCCGTATTGTACTCCTAGTGAATTTTATGCCAATCGTTGTAGTCTTTGCCTTCGATCTAGTACACTACTAATGCAAAAGTTGAATATAGTTGGCAATTATGATTATTACTGTACCCTAAAACATGTCATCAGCTGCTTGTTAAAACATTGAAGAACCAGGAAAGACAAGTAATCAATACAtctgaaatcaaaaacaaaaaacctagtttgcctaaaaaaagaaaaaaaaaactgaaaatctaATATCAAATCTACAAATTGCTTCAGTAAGAAATGTCTACCTGTATTGCTCCCCAGATGCCAAGATTCACCAGAGTATATATGAGATTATCATGAGTTCTTTTGAGAAGCCTTTTCATATTTAGGAGGTTTTGTGTTTGATGGGTATCAGTCTGCAGCTTAAGTGATGCCAAGCACTGTTCATAGAGGAAGAAAAAtcagttcatatatatatccaGGAACAGCGGGTtcagatcttttctttttaaccaaaAGAGTTATGAGACACATTAGACAACCCGCTGTTTGATGTCCTCCAGCATGGTTTCATATCTGATGGTCGATTGAGATACATCAGTCATAGCTGACCGATAATAATATACTTTGACTAACGGAGATGAAACAAAACCATCCAGCTGGGCATTGCTTTCTACTGAATAAACCTTTTAGATCACGGGAGACAAAAAGGGAAATATTAGAACATTTTTGAAAAGACCAACTGAATGTAAGAACATAAGTATGAATTTAACTATGAGTAAGATAATTCTGCTTTAGACTTCTAATAAACGATTAGTTTGGTATCATAAGCTTAGGACGAAAATACCCACACCAAAAAAGGTTCAAGCATTAGAAGAGTATTATTTCTACTTTGGTATCACCCAATTAAACACAGTGTGATAGGGCTCAACATAAATAAGCGGGCATCAATCATTTCTAGGAAAGATATCTTGCATACTTCAATAATCAATACCAAAAATGCAAATTAGAATATCCACTTCTAAAGTAGATAATTGTGCTTTAAGTTCATCTGCCAACAGCATACCTTGGCATTGAGTAAATTTTCAAGGCTATTTATGCTTTTCGATAAATTCTCAGATTGAAAAGACCCTGAAAAATAGGTAGAGCTGTCAAAAGGTGGACCATGTATAGAACGAGATGATCATAAGTAGCAGGTATTATTAAGAGCACGACAAACCTCTcaatcaaaagagaaagaacaaaaggaaTCCAATGCAAAAGCTAATTTTGTCGACTATATTATTTCTATGGGAAAGATTAAGACCCTCTCATAATAAAATCTTTGCAAAGTAACGGGCTTGTAATCCGGAGTCAACATTAGAGTCGAAATGGAGCCTACCTTTGCCAACAACTGGAGATGCAGTCATTCCAAATATTCGAGGCTGTTGTAAACTTTCTGATTTATAGAAAACCTGCATTTGCAACAAAGTGGAGCAACCAAAAGATGATTCTATGttaaaaattaatgtttcaGAAACCATATACCAAGAATGTGAAGGAAGAAACCTTCATGATTTCCGCATAAGGATGGTTGCTTAGTTGTTGAGCATGGTGACACTCATCAAATATTAGAAGGGAGATAGACTCCATCCTGATGAAACAGTGCTGTAAGTTATGCAGAAGTATTTGTGGAGTCATAACAAGAACCTGCAGGAAACATTCAGGCGCAATAACAGAACAATTGAAAGATGATCGCATATGTCaacccacaaaaaaaatgtaaaatggaTATAACGATCAACTTAATGAGACTTATAGGATAAAAAATAGAACGAGAAAACAGGAAATCACCTCATTCTCTGAAATCTCTTTCTCCCATTCAGAATGGCTCTTCACAGTCCTCTTGCCTCCACAATGTACTGCAACTTTGAAGTTGATAGAGTCTGATACGACCTTGGCTTGCTGTAAATAACAACAAAGTCAAGACAGTTAGAACttgaagagagaaacaaatcaatcaatcctCAATAATGAGTCTCCAGTAAACACCAActtataatcaaaataaataacctCTCACCTGTTCGACCAAAGCCACGGTGGGAgcaagaaaaatacaaacacTTTTGTTAGGACGAAGAACCAAGTGACCGAGCTCATATATAAGCATCACCGCAATGTGAGTCTTCCCACAACCTGTTCCCAAGTAAACAATAATGTTCTCATCCACTGCTTTCTTACACAGCTCCACCTGATACCTTCATACAGCAAAGTAAATCATTAAGCCcctccacacacaaaaaaaaaaaaaaaaaaNNNNNNNNNNNNNNNNNNNNNNNNNNNNNNNNNNNNNNNNNNNNNNNNNNNNNNNNNNNNNNNNNNNNNNNNNNNNNNNNNNNNNNNNNNNNNNNNNNNNNNNNNNNNNNNNNNNNNNNNNNNNNNNNNNNNNNNNNNNNNNNNNNNNNNNNNNNNNNNNNNNNNNNNNNNNNNNNNNNNNNNNNNNNNNNNNNNNNNNNNNNNNNNNNNNNNNNNNNNNNNNNNNNNNNNNNNNNNNNNNNNNNNNNNNNNNNNNNNNNNNNNNNNNNNNNNNNNNNNNNNNNNNNNNNNNNNNNNNNNNNNNNNNNNNNNNNNNNNNNNNNNNNNNNNNNNNNNNNNNNNNNNNNNNNNNNNNNNNNNNNNNNNNNNNNNNNNNNNNNNCTGTCATATAAACAACGAATTCGATCAATCCCTAAAACTCCATTACCAAGACATTAAggcaaaatccaaaataattaacaatccGATAAACTTATAACTCAGCTACAAACTTGCGGCTACAACAAACAGaatcgattaaaaaaaaaaaacacaggaCGAACACCATCGGTACAGAATCGTGTAAGCAAGCAAgcgagaaaacaaagaaacgcAAACTCCGAAAGGTGTtggcaaaagagaagaaaatcgaagaagaagaaaaaaatcaaacctccTGGCGATTTTCCTAGGGTCTTTCTCCATCTTCGCCGAGAGGTCATCCGTACAAGCACCAGGCGCCGAGaacaaagacgaagaagaagaagaagaaaacgaagagaaagaggaagaagaagaagaagagaggtgaATGTCGGAAGAAGCATCGGCGTCACAGTCGAGTGACTGTGAGCCAAAATCGTCGCCGATTTCACAGTACGGCATGgtcaaagaagaaggatgaAGAGGAGTGACAGCAGCAGCAAGAGTGGTGGTGGTGAGAGGAGGAATTGGGTGTATTTGCTGTTTTGGCTTTGTTGCCTCCTCCTCAGCGAAGAAATTACAATTTCCACGCTGCTTTTtcgcttttttgtttttgtttttttctaaaagcttatttttctctcttctgtcTCGCTTCCCCAAAATCTTCGAGGGAGTGGTCGTCAAGCTCAAGTCAACAGGTTCACGCATAATTCACGATCTCACgtcgctctctctctccccttaCTTATTAAGCTGGCTGATTTGATCATTTTGattttatcacaaaacaaaaatatattaaagggtttatttttttttagctttgagttaggagaaaaaaccctaaaaaatcgccatttatttttaatttggacgtttaatatctcgtgtttttttattggaagaaaaatacttggTCTATTTAAATTTGCCATAAAAAATATTCGTTTATATAAGTGTTAGTAGATTCATACTTACGGATTAACAGACGTTTATAAGCGTGATAGAATTATGTAACAGAGTTAAATTTTGAATCCACGTTtctaagtaaaatatatatgatttttctaCGCAGTATGATTTCGCAATCGAGTAGCAACATCACCACTATCACAATAGTGATAATAATCTTCATGtatattttgtcatttttgctAAAtactctttaattatttttatttatatttatcaattCCGATATTTGATTTCATGATGTcatatgtttttatgtatttcatAATGCCATATATTCTCATGTATTGTTATTTAACATCCAAAAGTAATATTGGTTTTGCTATAACTTTTAATCATACTtcttaattcaaattaataatcCGAATTAATGttgcaaaataaaatagcaTTTGTATTTCCTTTAAAATTGATGTGTAATTAAATCATTGtactttattatttaaaaattaaaagaaattgatCCTTATTACTGAAGTTttattataaacatatttttacatcTATTAAGTTTTTATACGTGGgttaacaaaaatttacaaaataaagttatttttctattttaaaaagaaaaacacatctttaaaaataatctaaagTAAGAAAGAAATTTTTGTCGATTATACTCTATAAGGATTATGTCGATTACTCTACACTATAAGGCTTCTTCAACAAgcctaaaaatattttctcaaaattaatccgattatttagttttcaaaaggAATTACtgaatattatttcattattagataatcttttatagaaaaaacGTTTGATGCTcaaatctttgatttgtttaagattttggaaacaatattgaaaatttaatattctaaatattaataaacttcataaaagaaaatttaaatgcTTACGGTGTGATATGGCAGGTTTGAGTTTacattaatatgattttttttacaagttgtctacacaaaatattttagtctgAAATACAATGAATTAAACGAAAGATGTTATGCcatcatcatttcattattttcaatattaGATAAtcttaaacaatcaaaatatagttatacaattttaaaattaacaatcaaaatacagttatacaattttaaacaataaacaaaacacacaaaattgataaatataagaaacttaaaatttaaaatttttagttaaaaatttgTCTGGCTgtgtaccacgggttaaaatttagttattttataaaaccTGAGGAGTATCTTTTGTTTAtccaattttcatttttgatttttttttgtctaaatatTGTGTTATCCAGATTTGATGTTGTCTATTTTTACTGTTTGTTGTGGTgatattgtaaaaaaaaccaCTTTTATAAGAGATATTTacctaattttaaaataaataacgcgccaaattttgaaaatgtattcATATAACTAACACTAgtagaagaaaaacaataaccctccaaattttataattgacTATATGCacattttaaatccaaaaaaataaagtttaaaattgCATATACATAGGCAAAATGTGTAAGATAGgctaaatatttcaaaatgtctttcatttcaaataattCATGGGTTAAATTCAATAGTTATGGTGATGTTACTATAAGTCATGGtccatttttttatctttgaaataAATTACAACTCATAAATAGTTCGATCGATGTTCATTACGTATGATCACACAAAACATGgagatttcttttcttcttcttctcgttcaTGTTATTTAGTATTCACCAtgtcttttcatcttcttttgaaTTTCATAATTC contains:
- the LOC104736107 gene encoding dicer-like protein 4 isoform X2, with the protein product MREPVDLSLTTTPSKILGKRDRREKNKLLEKNKNKKAKKQRGNCNFFAEEEATKPKQQIHPIPPLTTTTLAAAVTPLHPSSLTMPYCEIGDDFGSQSLDCDADASSDIHLSSSSSSSFSSFSSSSSSSLFSAPGACTDDLSAKMEKDPRKIARRYQVELCKKAVDENIIVYLGTGCGKTHIAVMLIYELGHLVLRPNKSVCIFLAPTVALVEQQAKVVSDSINFKVAVHCGGKRTVKSHSEWEKEISENEVLVMTPQILLHNLQHCFIRMESISLLIFDECHHAQQLSNHPYAEIMKVFYKSESLQQPRIFGMTASPVVGKGSFQSENLSKSINSLENLLNAKVYSVESNAQLDGFVSSPLVKVYYYRSAMTDVSQSTIRYETMLEDIKQRCLASLKLQTDTHQTQNLLNMKRLLKRTHDNLIYTLVNLGIWGAIQAAKIQLNSDHDVQEEPVGENQKLKICDTYLSLAAEVLSSGVAKDENASELLSLAALKEPLFSRKLVQLIEILSVFRLEPHMKCIIFVNRIVTARTLSCILNNLELLRSWKSDFLVGLSSGLKSMSRRSMETILKRFQSKELNLLVATKVGEEGLDIQTCCLVIRYDLPETVTSFIQSRGRARMPQSEYAFLVDSGNEKEMDLIEHFRVNEDRMNLEITSRTSEETCPRHDEELYKVHETGACISGGSSISLLYKYCSRLPHDEFFQPKPEFHFKPGDEFGGTICRIILPANAPISEVVSSVRPSTEAAKKDACLKAVYELHNLGVLNDFLLPDSKDEIEVELSDDEFDFDNVEGCSRGELYEMFVPGLFKQKWDPTTSCVNLHSYYIRFVPHPADRLYRKFGFFIKSPLPVEAETMDFNLHLAHQRSVSVMIVPSGVTTFDNNEIRLAEIFQEVALKVLFERQELIPEFVPLELQYSLRTSKSTFYLLLPISLHGAESVISVDWVTIRSCLASPIFKIPSVLVEDIVPPTGSHLKLANGCWNIDDVKNSLVFTTHNKQFYFVADICHGRNGFSPVKKSSTKSHMESTYDLYGVELKHPGQPLLQVKPLFHVRNLLHNRMQKNLEPQELAEYFIEIPPELSQLKIKGFSKDIGSSLSLLPSIMHRMENLLVAIELKHVLSASIPEIAEVSGHRVLEALTTEKCHEHFSLERLEVLGDAFLKFAVSRHLFLLHDWLDEGELTRRRSNVVNNSNLCRLAIKRNLQVYIRDQAFDPNQFFAFGHPCRVACDEGMIKEVHSLNRGPGLSDSDTGEIRCSKGHHWLYKKTIADVVEALVGAFLVDSGFKGAVKFLRWIGVNVDFESVQVRDACIASRRYMPLTTRNNLEALENQLEYTFLHKGLLVQAFIHPSYNRHGGGCYQRLEFLGDAVLDYLMTSYFFTVFPTLKPGQLTDLRSLSVNNKALANVAVNFSLKRFLFCESIYLHEAIDDYTNFLAASPLASGQPEGPRCPKVLGDLVESCLGALFIDCGFNLNHVWTMMLSCLDPVKNLSNLQISPVKELIEICQSYKWDREISATKKDGAFSVELKVTKKGSCLTASATGRNKRESTKKAAQLMITYLKAREHITAANPLEDVVKNSIRNEAKLIGYNEEPIDVMELDGLDVENLNLQENFGENSKISSSYLIRRGLPQAPSKTEDRLPQKTIKEAGGSSSKTAKSLLHETCVANCWKPPNFECCEEEGPGHLKSFTYKVIVEVEDAPNMTLECYGDARPTKKGAAEHAAQAAMWCLKHSGFLS